A stretch of Synechococcus sp. WH 8020 DNA encodes these proteins:
- a CDS encoding SulP family inorganic anion transporter yields the protein MARQRLAFVHGFSWRHWRGDLLGGLTAAVVALPLALAFGNAALGPGGAIYGLYGAIITGFLAALFGGTPAQVSGPTGPMSVTVAGVIGTLAAVGISRELGSNELLPLVMGAVLIGGLIQILMGVLRLGRYITLVPYSVVSGFMSGIGVIILCLQIGPLLGIKSQGGVITSLGTVFSQFTPNTAALLVGALTLAVVFLTPKRISTWVPSPLIALVIITPLSMLLFQDGIPRIGTIPEGGLNFSMPNIREHFPVLLRAGLVLAVLGAIDSLLTSLVADNISQSRHHSNRELIGQGIANSVAGLFNGLPGAGATMRTVINIKSGGRTPISGMAHSVFLLVLLLGAGPLAEGIPEALLAGILIKVGLDIIDWGFLLRAHRLSIKTALVMWGVLLMTVFWDLIGAVLVGMFVANLLTIESITTHQLESMNLEHSSQLDQEEQHLLNRCGDALMLFRLQGPLSFGAAKGISERMNQIRQYKILLLDVTDVPHLGITATLAIERMVEEAEHHERQVLIAGANAKVKARLEQFRIHELTGSRKEALAHAAHQLNPN from the coding sequence ATGGCGCGTCAACGACTTGCTTTCGTGCACGGCTTCAGCTGGAGACACTGGAGAGGCGATTTACTAGGCGGCCTCACGGCAGCCGTGGTGGCCTTACCCCTAGCCCTTGCGTTTGGGAACGCAGCACTGGGTCCTGGCGGAGCGATTTACGGGCTATACGGAGCGATCATTACGGGCTTTCTGGCCGCTCTCTTTGGAGGGACACCTGCACAAGTCTCAGGTCCTACAGGCCCGATGAGCGTCACCGTTGCCGGGGTGATTGGAACACTCGCAGCCGTTGGGATTTCTCGGGAACTTGGGAGCAATGAGCTACTCCCACTCGTCATGGGAGCCGTGTTGATTGGCGGGCTCATTCAGATCCTGATGGGAGTTCTGCGGCTCGGTCGGTACATCACCCTCGTTCCTTATTCCGTGGTTTCAGGCTTCATGTCTGGAATTGGGGTGATTATTCTCTGCCTACAAATAGGACCCTTATTAGGAATCAAAAGCCAGGGCGGAGTTATCACCTCGCTCGGGACTGTTTTTAGTCAATTTACACCTAATACAGCTGCATTACTGGTTGGCGCATTGACATTGGCAGTGGTTTTTTTAACACCCAAGAGAATCAGCACCTGGGTGCCATCGCCACTCATTGCCTTGGTGATTATTACACCTCTTTCAATGCTGTTATTTCAAGACGGCATACCCCGAATCGGAACCATTCCGGAAGGGGGGTTGAATTTCAGCATGCCTAATATCAGAGAGCATTTTCCCGTCTTATTACGCGCTGGTCTTGTACTTGCGGTGCTTGGTGCCATTGACTCGCTGCTCACATCACTTGTAGCTGACAACATCAGCCAAAGTCGTCACCACTCCAACAGAGAGCTGATCGGGCAAGGGATTGCCAACAGTGTGGCTGGTCTTTTCAACGGACTCCCAGGAGCTGGAGCAACGATGCGAACGGTGATCAATATCAAATCAGGAGGCCGAACTCCCATCTCAGGGATGGCGCATTCAGTGTTTTTACTTGTACTGCTCCTGGGCGCTGGGCCGCTTGCCGAGGGCATTCCAGAAGCATTATTAGCCGGAATATTAATCAAAGTGGGCCTGGACATCATCGACTGGGGATTCCTATTAAGAGCTCACCGTCTCTCCATCAAGACAGCACTTGTGATGTGGGGCGTTTTACTGATGACCGTGTTCTGGGATCTCATCGGCGCGGTCCTTGTTGGCATGTTCGTTGCCAACCTTCTGACCATTGAATCAATTACAACGCATCAGCTGGAAAGCATGAATTTAGAACACAGTTCTCAGCTCGATCAAGAAGAGCAACATCTCCTCAATCGTTGCGGAGATGCACTCATGCTGTTTCGCTTGCAGGGACCACTGAGTTTTGGGGCAGCGAAAGGAATCAGCGAACGCATGAACCAAATCAGGCAATACAAAATACTTTTACTCGACGTGACAGACGTTCCGCATCTTGGAATTACGGCCACGTTGGCGATCGAAAGAATGGTGGAGGAGGCAGAACACCATGAACGCCAAGTTCTGATCGCAGGCGCCAACGCAAAGGTCAAAGCGCGACTAGAGCAATTCCGAATCCATGAGCTAACCGGAAGCCGAAAAGAAGCCTTGGCGCATGCCGCTCATCAACTCAATCCGAACTAA